The Rhodobacter sp. 24-YEA-8 DNA segment TCCCGGCTCCGGCACGGCGCAGAACACGAGCCGTGCGGCCTTGTCGGACGCTTTGCTTGCGCGCATGGACCGGCGCCACACTCCGACGATCGGGCGTGAGTTCGTCGGCCTCTCTCTGGGTGAAATGGCAATGCATGTTGTCCGCGCCAGCGGCCATCGCCCCATGGGCATGCGCGAAGCCATCAGGATGGCGACCCATAGCACGAGCGATTTCCCGTTGGTGCTCGAGGACGCACTGAACAAGTCCATCGGTCGCCAGATGGAGCAGATCACGCCTGCATTGGCTCGCGCCGCGCATGAAATCTCGGCCGAGGATTATCGTCCTGGCAACCTGCTTTCGCTCTCTGCGTCCGGGATGCCGGGGGAAATCGCCGAGGGCGGCGAAATCAATCATGTCACGATCCACGAGGGCGGGGAGCGCAAGCCCGCGCCGCGGGATTTCGGCGCGCTGTTCAGCCTGTCCAACAAGGCGATCTATAACGACGATCTGGCCATGTTTGATGAGATCGGCCGGAAGATGGTTGCGGGCGCGACCGAGCGCTTCCGGCAGGTCCTGCTGGAACCTTTGCTCGCGAACGCCGGTCTGGGCCACAATATGCGCGATGGCAAGGCGGTGTTCCATGCGGACCACAAGAACCTCGCGGCGGCCGGCGCCGCTCTGAACGTGACCAGCCTTTCAGAAGCGCGGCTCGCATTGCGCAGCCAGCGCGGCCAGTCGGGCGAGTATTACGCCATTGAGCCCTGGGCGCTTGTGGTGCCGCCGCAGCTCGAAACCGTGGCACAGCAGGTTCTGGCCGAGATCAATGCGACCAAAACGGCGGATGTGAACCCGTTCTCCGGCGCACTGGAGCTGATCGTGGAAGTTGGTCTGACCAGCCCGACGGCGTGGTATCTGATCGGTAATCCCGCCAGCAGTGACGGTCTCGCCTATTCCTATCTCGATGGTCAGGCCGGGCCGCGCGTCGAATCCAAGCCCGGCTGGGAAACCCTCGGAACCGAGTTCCGGCTGGTCTGGGCGCTGGACGCCCGCTTCGTCTCTTACGCATCGTGGTTCAGGAACCCCGGCGCGTAATCGTTAGGGGGTGGGTTTGTTTCCTCCTTTCCCACCCTTGGGGCTCCGGGAAGCCCATAAGCGCCAGCTCAGCTTCGGGACGGGCTGGCGCGTCCCTCTTTCAAAACATGTGGATAACCGGTTGGCAAACTTCCGATCCGCCGTAAATCGCAATCAGACACGATCTTCTCACCGACGCTAACCAGGCCGAACCAGATGACCAAATTTACACCTCTTTTCGCGAAGGCGCGCACTGCCGCGCAGCTCTTCGACATGAGTGAAGATGAGTTTGTTCGCTTGGTGGAGAATGGCCACTTGCCGCCTGCGGCCGATATTGGCGGCGGGATCAGGCGGTGGGATGTCGACCGGCTGCGGAAGATCGCGGTGGGTGAGGCGGCAGATGAAGGGCCGATGGAATGGTGAAGAAGAAATACCTTTTCTCTCCGAAGCCGGGCTTTCTCTATGTCCGCAAGGGCGGGCGCTACCTTGGCCGAATTACGGCGGATGAGGGCACCGAAGAGTTTGATCGCCAATATTGGCAGATCCTCACGGGCAAGGTCTTCGCGGCGAAGCGGTCGTGGAAGGCGCTGATTGCAAGCTACCGTCGCTCGGATCGCTGGGTAAATCTGAAGTCCACGACCCGCGCCTTCTATGAGCCTGTTATGACCTATGTCCTCGAGAAG contains these protein-coding regions:
- a CDS encoding Mu-like prophage major head subunit gpT family protein translates to MPLDFRMKHEGEPPARLIAQLRLRLKEANHPPMLAEILAPLMESEDELDQEVMNQITALVNVLENNKVPGAEAMAAIREVVDELIAASDAEGEDDEDFAAFYKNKPVAKKPNLTALVYSKIKGNRPKVRIDGRGPGSGTAQNTSRAALSDALLARMDRRHTPTIGREFVGLSLGEMAMHVVRASGHRPMGMREAIRMATHSTSDFPLVLEDALNKSIGRQMEQITPALARAAHEISAEDYRPGNLLSLSASGMPGEIAEGGEINHVTIHEGGERKPAPRDFGALFSLSNKAIYNDDLAMFDEIGRKMVAGATERFRQVLLEPLLANAGLGHNMRDGKAVFHADHKNLAAAGAALNVTSLSEARLALRSQRGQSGEYYAIEPWALVVPPQLETVAQQVLAEINATKTADVNPFSGALELIVEVGLTSPTAWYLIGNPASSDGLAYSYLDGQAGPRVESKPGWETLGTEFRLVWALDARFVSYASWFRNPGA